One window from the genome of Paramisgurnus dabryanus chromosome 24, PD_genome_1.1, whole genome shotgun sequence encodes:
- the LOC135721304 gene encoding CD48 antigen-like has product MIHALILTCFCLLVGVFGDEVKSETLSVMEGESVTLHTNITKLKGTDYLEWWFEETSIAKFKSSDTNNIHNDNDKRFRDRLEINNQNADLTIINIRSEHTGNYEFIINAETTVKKFTLTAYAPLPVPIITSDKSHCAISKCSLLCSVMNVRDVTLSWYKGNSLLSSISVSDPYIRLFLPLEVDYQDNNTYRCVVNNPITNQTQHYCLSNLCQPCSVVVPSCDFAVIWLKIQLAVSALMVVGGVTILVYDIKPSKSKPKRKSQTAKSDE; this is encoded by the exons ATGATTCACGCGTTAATTCTGACGTGTTTTTGTCTTCTGGTGG gtgtgtttggtgaTGAAGTTAAGTCTGAGACATTGTCAGTGATGGAGGGTGAATCTGTTACTCTACATACAAATATTACTAAACTAAAGGGAACTGATTATCTCGAGTGGTGGTTTGAAGAAACCTCCATCGCCAAATTCAAGAGTTCAGATACCAATAATATACATAATGATAATGATAAGAGATTCAGAGACAGACTGGAGATAAACAATCAGAATGCAGATCTCACCATCATAAACATCAGATCTGAACACACTGGAAATTATGAATTTATTATAAATGCAGAAACAACAGTCAAGAAATTCACACTTACAGCTTATG CTCCTTTGCCGGTTCCTATCATCACCAGCGACAAATCACACTGCGCAATCTCAAAATGTTCATTATTGTGTTCAGTGATGAATGTGAGAGATGTGACTCTTTCCTGGTATAAAGGAAACAGTTTATTGTCCAGCATCAGTGTGTCTGATCCCTACATCAGACTCTTTCTGCCTCTGGAGGTGGATTATCAGGATAACAACACATACAGATGTGTGGTGAACAATCCCATCACAAACCAAACTCAACATTACTGCCTTTCTAATCTCTGTCAGCCGTGTTCAG TTGTCGTCCCTTCTTGTGATTTTGCTGTTATATGGCTGAAGATCCAGTTGGCTGTCAGTGCTTTGATGGTTGTCGGTGGCGTGACTATTCTGGTTTATGACATCAAACCCAGCAAATCCAAACCGAAGAGAAAATCACAAACGGCAAAATCTGATGAATGA